A genomic segment from Spinacia oleracea cultivar Varoflay chromosome 3, BTI_SOV_V1, whole genome shotgun sequence encodes:
- the LOC110777986 gene encoding formin-like protein 6, giving the protein MKNHSLNFLLIIILLTLSLVIVSNGEKKSRNVEFIIRRILHQPLFPESSSPPPGADDGGSSSLLAPPPPPADTSGFTPDQPFFPEVPTTNQNPPPPPTQTAPSLPSNGVNPIPTATQPPTKPTKKVAIAISVVIVTLGMLSGLAFYLYKHRGRNPVESSQKLVSRSGGGGGGGGGGGGRYTEESRAPPSNFLYIGTVEPSSNQRSVAVNENNNNNIANGSPYHKLNHINNNNNNNNNEVLMKRSDRYRPSPDLQPLPPLSRAPPRSVPPPQRSSPSPTATLSSSDEERGDTLFYTPHGSLHGSIASVDDGYWTQATRSNSSRTNSGSFFPQSRRTSPKSKGFGPSSPDVIKHAIIPSIKAAATPPPPPPPPPPPPKEFEEGKQETRSILPKRAKFAAPPPPPNLALLRKFSSSSPYHQNAKPQPQQQPPPPPPPPPPPRASLLTPSKVCTSKVNQAELETPNLRKEAIKTGEEEIDNGCSSSGRPNGDDLSERRPRLKPLHWDKVRATSDRATVWDQLKSSSFQLNEDMMESLFGCNSTTAEKKETTRRSVLPPVEKENRVLDPKKSQNIAILLRALNVTRDEVAEALMDGNSEGLGAELFETLVKMAPTKEEEIKLKDYNGELSKLGAAERFLKGILEVPFAFKRVEALLYRANFDAEVKYLTKSFETLEVASDELKSSRLFLKLLEAVLQTGNRMNAGTNRGDMKAFKLDTLLKLVDIKGTDGKTTLLHFVVQEIIKSEGLGSSDVNNPQTVHHQLSSTKKEEEFRKQGLQIVSGLSRELGSVKGAAGMDSDVLSSYVSKLEMGLEKVKLVSQLEKPDMMKGRFFESMKKFLKESEEKIARVKAHERRALAHVREVTQYFHGDTAKEEAHPFRIFLVVRDFLSVLDNVCKEVGTMESRSVVGNARSFRISVPVLNKYNAKRDESSGDESMSS; this is encoded by the exons ATGAAAAACCATTCCTTAAACTTCCTATTGATCATAATATTACTAACCTTATCTCTTGTAATCGTATCCAATggtgaaaaaaaatcaaggaatgTTGAATTCATCATCAGAAGAATCTTACATCAACCATTGTTCCCGGAAAGCTCATCGCCACCACCGGGAGCCGATGATGGCGGCTCATCTTCATTATTGGCGCCACCTCCACCACCAGCTGATACTTCCGGGTTCACCCCTGACCAGCCTTTCTTCCCGGAGGTGCCAACCACAAATCAGAACCCACCACCGCCACCAACACAAACAGCGCCGTCGCTGCCGTCAAATGGGGTTAATCCGATACCAACTGCGACTCAACCACCCACAAAGCCTACCAAGAAAGTGGCAATTGCAATCTCGGTGGTAATAGTAACACTCGGAATGCTATCAGGGTTGGCATTCTACTTGTATAAACACAGGGGGAGGAACCCTGTTGAGAGTTCTCAGAAGTTAGTCAGTCGtagcggcggcggcggcggtggCGGTGGTGGAGGAGGTGGTCGGTATACAGAAGAATCAAGAGCGCCACCATCGAATTTCCTGTATATAGGAACAGTTGAGCCTTCTTCAAATCAGAGATCAGTTGCGGTCAATgaaaataacaacaacaacatagcTAATGGATCACCTTACCATAAACTGAaccatattaataataataataataataataataatgaggTTTTAATGAAAAGGTCAGATCGATATAGGCCAAGTCCTGATTTGCAGCCATTGCCGCCATTGAGTAGAGCTCCACCAAGAAGTGTGCCACCACCACAGAGGAGTTCGCCGTCGCCGACGGCGACTTTGTCTTCATCAGATGAGGAAAGAGGTGATACTCTGTTTTATACTCCACATGGATCACTTCATGGATCAATTGCTAGTGTTGATGATGGGTATTGGACTCAAGCTACACGTTCAAATAGTAGTAGAACTAATAGTGGAAGTTTCTTCCCTCAATCTAGGAGGACTTCACCGAAATCAAAGGGTTTTGGTCCATCATCTCCTGATGTTATCAAACATGCCATCATCCCGTCTATTAAAGCCGCCGCCACTCCTCCTCCTCCGCCGcctccaccaccacccccaccaAAAGAGTTTGAAGAAGGAAAGCAAGAAACAAGGTCAATTTTGCCTAAGAGGGCGAAATTTGcagctccaccaccaccaccaaattTAGCACTCCTTCGAAAATTCAGCAGTAGTAGTCCTTATCATCAGAATGCTAAACCACAACCACAACAACAACCTCCCCCAccgcctccaccaccaccaccaccacgggCGTCGTTACTGACACCAAGCAAAGTATGCACTAGTAAGGTTAATCAAGCAGAATTGGAAACTCCCAACCTAAGAAAAGAGGCAATAAAAACAGGGGAAGAAGAGATTGATAATGGATGCAGTTCTTCTGGAAGGCCTAATGGGGACGACTTAAGTGAAAGAAGACCAAGGTTGAAGCCACTACATTGGGATAAAGTAAGGGCAACCTCAGATCGAGCTACTGTGTGGGACCAGTTGAAATCAAGCTCATTTCA GTTAAATGAGGATATGATGGAAAGCTTATTCGGGTGCAATTCGACTACTgcagaaaagaaagaaacaactAGAAGATCAGTTCTTCCTCCTGTTGAGAAAGAGAACCGAGTTTTAGACCCAAAGAAGTCACAGAACATAGCCATTCTATTGAGAGCGTTGAATGTGACTCGGGATGAGGTTGCTGAAGCACTTATGGATG GTAATTCAGAAGGCTTGGGGGCAGAGCTATTTGAGACATTGGTCAAGATGGCACCAACCAAGGAAGAGGAAATAAAACTGAAAGATTACAATGGTGAACTCTCAAAACTAGGCGCGGCTGAGAGATTTCTCAAGGGGATACTTGAGGTTCCATTTGCCTTTAAAAGAGTTGAAGCTCTACTATACAGAGCTAACTTTGACGCGGAAGTGAAATACCTAACAAAATCATTCGAAACCCTTGAG GTCGCAAGTGACGAATTGAAAAGTAGCAGACTCTTCCTAAAACTCCTAGAAGCTGTTCTACAGACAGGAAACAGGATGAATGCAGGAACAAATCGTGGAGATATGAAGGCATTTAAACTCGATACTCTCTTAAAACTAGTAGACATCAAAGGAACAGATGGAAAAACTACACTACTCCACTTTGTTGTCCAAGAAATCATCAAATCCGAAGGCTTAGGTTCTTCTGATGTAAACAACCCTCAGACAGTTCATCATCAACTAAGCTCCACAAAGAAGGAAGAAGAGTTCAGAAAACAAGGTCTGCAAATTGTATCAGGGTTAAGTAGAGAGCTAGGTAGTGTTAAAGGTGCAGCTGGGATGGACTCAGATGTGTTAAGTAGCTACGTGTCGAAGCTAGAAATGGGGCTCGAAAAGGTCAAGTTAGTATCACAGCTTGAGAAACCAGATATGATGAAAGGTAGATTCTTTGAATCAATGAAGAAGTTTCTTAAAGAATCAGAAGAGAAGATTGCAAGAGTTAAGGCTCATGAAAGAAGAGCATTGGCTCATGTTAGAGAAGTGACTCAGTACTTTCATGGGGATACAGCTAAAGAAGAAGCACACCCATTCAGAATCTTCTTAGTTGTGAGAGATTTTCTCTCTGTATTGGATAATGTGTGTAAGGAAGTTGGAACAATGGAGAGTAGAAGTGTAGTGGGAAATGCTAGATCATTTCGAATATCAGTACCAGTTCTTAATAAGTATAATGCTAAACGAGATGAGAGTTCTGGAGATGAAAGTATGTCCTCATGA
- the LOC110777985 gene encoding BTB/POZ and TAZ domain-containing protein 4 — MCRMENVVNNFVNEKVPPPAPPLPCFLSAAYPKKVMVKSKSKAKMMSSYKEQCNVSTATTDLYDRLFDEAYRADVVVHTDNGGQIYAHASILGMISPVIRHDLKQTKGKNRRRTITIRGVPHDAVRVFIRYLYSSCYNSGEMEEYILHLLVLSHVYVVPHLKRECEAKLENGLLNIDNIIDVFQLALLCDAPRLSLICHRMILDNFKAVSATEGWYAMKEAHPFLEIEILATVKEADRRQKELLRKKNERKIYVQLYEAMEAIVHICRDGCKTIGPHDKALKKDEHPCGYTACKGLELLVRHFAACKLRVPGGCVHCKRMWKLFELHSRLCIDSDACRVPLCRNFKDRSKRQNKKEEMRWKILARKIVRSKSICGAPFFSLASST, encoded by the exons ATGTGTAGAATGGAAAATGTTGTAAACAATTTTGTCAATGAGAAAGTTCCTCCACCAGCACCTCCATTGCCTTGCTTTCTCTCAGCTGCATACCCTAAAAAGGTTATGGTTAAGTCTAAGTCTAAGGCTAAGATGATGTCATCTTACAAAGAACAATGTAATGTGAGCACCGCCACCACGGATTTGTATGACCGCCTTTTCGATGAAGCTTATCGAGCTGATGTTGTCGTTCATACCGATAATGGTGGCCAGATTTATGCCCATGCTAGTATTTTG GGAATGATATCTCCAGTGATCAGACACGATTTGAAGCAAACAAAAGGCAAAAACCGACGACGTACCATCACAATTCGTGGTGTTCCTCACGATGCAGTTCGTGTTTTCATCAGATACCTCTATTCTTCATG CTACAACTCAGGAGAAATGGAGGAATACATCTTGCACCTTCTGGTACTGTCTCATGTATATGTGGTTCCTCACTTGAAAAGAGAGTGTGAGGCAAAGCTAGAGAATGGTTTACTCAACATAGACAACATCATCGATGTTTTTCAGCTTGCTCTTCTATGTGATGCACCTAGGCTTAGCCTCATTTGTCACCGGATGATCTTGGACAATTTCAAGGCCGTCTCAGCCACCGAAGGCTGGTACGCGATGAAGGAGGCTCACCCGTTCCTAGAAATAGAGATTTTAGCCACTGTTAAGGAAGCTGATAGA AGACAAAAGGAACTTTTGAGAAAGAAGAACGAGAGGAAGATATATGTACAGTTGTACGAGGCTATGGAGGCTATCGTTCATATATGCAGAGATGGATGCAAAACTATTGGTCCTCATGATAAAGCACTAAAGAAAGACGAACATCCTTGTGGGTACACGGCTTGCAAAGGGCTCGAACTTCTAGTCCGGCATTTTGCTGCTTGTAAGCTTAGAGTTCCTGGTGGTTGTGTTCATTGTAAGAGGATGTGGAAGCTTTTCGAATTGCACTCCCGCCTCTGTATTGACTCTGATGCATGCAGAGTCCCCTTGTGCAG GAACTTCAAGGACAGAAGTAAGAGGCAGAACAAGAAGGAAGAAATGAGGTGGAAAATACTGGCAAGAAAGATAGTGAGATCTAAGAGTATATGTGGAGCGCCATTCTTTTCATTGGCTAGCTCTACGTGA